From one Actinomycetota bacterium genomic stretch:
- a CDS encoding glutamine synthetase, with protein MPEHLRKSAIEQIRDKKIEFIHLWFTDVLGFLKTFVITADELETAMTEGMGFDGSSILGFARIQESDMIALPDPATLQILPWRQQEMLVATMFCDVVTPDGTPYEADPRYVLKRTLKKAAEMGYTFFVGPELEYYYFKSDTGTELLDSGGYFDMTTRDVAVDLRKETVRTLNNFGIQVEYSHHEVGPSQHEIDLRYAEALRMADNVMTYRLVVKEVAQLNGVYASFMPKPMYGEAGSGMHVHQSLFAGDANAFYDADDEHHLSPIAKGYIAGLLKHARAISGVTNQWVNSYKRLVSGYEAPVYICWAHRNRSALVRVPMYKPGKEKATRIELRSPDPACNPYLAFAVMLAAGLDGIANGYELPPDVTDDVYEMTSAQRAERGIGQLPEDLHDAIEAMEGSELLRDTLGDQVFEWYIKNKRIEWDDYKSRVTPWEMQGYLPLL; from the coding sequence ATGCCCGAGCACCTTCGCAAGAGCGCCATCGAGCAGATACGCGACAAGAAGATCGAGTTCATCCACCTGTGGTTCACGGACGTCCTCGGCTTCCTCAAGACGTTCGTCATCACCGCCGACGAGCTCGAGACGGCCATGACCGAGGGCATGGGCTTCGACGGCTCCTCGATCCTCGGGTTCGCCCGCATCCAGGAGTCGGACATGATCGCGCTGCCCGACCCGGCGACCCTGCAGATCCTCCCGTGGCGCCAGCAGGAGATGCTCGTGGCGACGATGTTCTGCGACGTGGTCACGCCCGACGGCACGCCGTACGAGGCCGACCCGCGGTACGTGCTGAAGCGCACGCTCAAGAAGGCCGCCGAGATGGGCTACACCTTCTTCGTCGGTCCGGAGCTCGAGTACTACTACTTCAAGAGCGACACCGGGACCGAGCTGCTCGACTCGGGCGGCTACTTCGACATGACCACGCGCGACGTGGCCGTCGACCTGCGTAAGGAGACGGTGCGGACGCTGAACAACTTCGGCATCCAGGTCGAGTACAGCCACCACGAGGTCGGCCCGAGCCAGCACGAGATCGACCTGCGCTACGCCGAGGCCCTGCGGATGGCCGACAACGTCATGACCTACCGGCTGGTGGTCAAGGAGGTCGCGCAGCTCAACGGCGTCTACGCGTCCTTCATGCCCAAGCCGATGTACGGCGAGGCCGGCAGCGGCATGCACGTCCACCAGTCGCTGTTCGCCGGCGACGCCAACGCGTTCTACGACGCCGACGACGAGCACCACCTCTCGCCGATCGCGAAGGGCTACATCGCCGGCCTGCTGAAGCACGCGCGCGCGATCTCGGGCGTGACCAACCAGTGGGTCAACTCGTACAAGCGGCTCGTCTCCGGGTACGAGGCGCCGGTCTACATCTGCTGGGCGCACCGCAACCGCTCGGCACTCGTCCGCGTGCCGATGTACAAGCCCGGCAAGGAGAAGGCGACCCGCATCGAGCTGCGCAGCCCCGACCCGGCGTGCAACCCGTACCTCGCGTTCGCGGTCATGCTCGCCGCCGGCCTCGACGGCATCGCCAACGGCTACGAGCTGCCGCCGGACGTCACCGACGACGTGTACGAGATGACGTCCGCGCAGCGCGCCGAGCGCGGCATCGGCCAGCTTCCCGAGGACCTGCACGACGCGATCGAGGCGATGGAGGGCAGCGAGCTGCTGC